The Acidianus manzaensis genome has a window encoding:
- the cas4a gene encoding type I-A CRISPR-associated protein Cas4/Csa1: MFFTISDVMLLSKRIKSTPRLISEELRGWNWNEPPIYPSSNTLLNVSDLTNGFCQTQRYVYLKYKGNKVEVKPGLGSVIHQTYAEAIQTLKKLIYENENIDGNRIKTLMSDIFYDFSKNMTYVETSKILWDYITDIYAAEVNKVRGKLYLTRDSMVSLVIPFYVEFPIDGSAIGLQQAIRADAFIPSIQLIAEMKTGKFRHAHELALAGYSLAYESQYEIPMDFGYLCYVNVDDGKVMNNCRLIPINDSLRTEFLEERDKALESIDKNVDPGLPKKCDNECPFLSLCKSS; the protein is encoded by the coding sequence GTGTTCTTTACAATTTCGGACGTAATGCTACTCTCCAAAAGAATAAAATCTACTCCTAGGCTTATTTCTGAAGAACTTAGGGGATGGAACTGGAACGAACCTCCAATTTATCCATCATCTAACACTCTACTTAACGTATCAGACTTAACAAATGGTTTTTGTCAAACTCAAAGGTACGTATACCTAAAGTATAAAGGAAATAAGGTAGAAGTCAAGCCTGGATTAGGAAGCGTTATTCATCAAACCTACGCTGAGGCTATACAAACCCTGAAAAAGTTAATTTACGAGAACGAAAACATAGACGGAAACAGAATAAAAACATTAATGTCAGATATTTTCTACGATTTCTCAAAAAATATGACTTACGTTGAGACTTCAAAAATACTATGGGACTACATCACCGACATTTACGCAGCTGAAGTGAACAAAGTAAGAGGAAAACTCTACCTTACAAGGGACTCAATGGTATCTTTGGTAATACCCTTTTACGTGGAATTCCCAATAGACGGTTCAGCCATAGGGTTACAGCAGGCAATAAGAGCAGACGCCTTCATACCTTCTATACAATTAATAGCAGAAATGAAGACTGGAAAATTTAGACATGCTCACGAGTTAGCTTTAGCAGGATATTCCTTAGCTTACGAAAGTCAATACGAAATTCCAATGGACTTCGGATACCTATGCTACGTAAACGTAGATGACGGAAAAGTAATGAATAACTGCAGGCTGATCCCGATCAACGACTCGCTAAGAACAGAGTTTCTCGAAGAAAGAGACAAAGCACTAGAAAGCATAGACAAAAACGTAGATCCAGGTTTACCTAAAAAATGCGACAATGAATGTCCATTCCTCAGTCTATGTAAAAGTAGCTAA
- the cas4 gene encoding CRISPR-associated protein Cas4, translating to MISGVVVKHFLYCPAIVRITELGFEERVTDSMMEGEEVDKETVGNFLFGVLKAKELIRKPVYKYKDLVGSPDFVLGFSYYYSPLDVKYTNQVHMDHKAQVLFYAFIMEKLGFNVKQAILYYIPVKKLVKINYTNYEREYVERILRNIVKAKKGFLKVRQPVRKCANCGYFQFCKPKRVGNFYEREF from the coding sequence ATGATTTCTGGTGTTGTGGTTAAGCATTTTTTATACTGTCCTGCTATTGTTAGAATTACTGAGCTTGGTTTTGAGGAGAGGGTTACTGATAGTATGATGGAGGGGGAGGAGGTTGATAAGGAGACTGTTGGTAATTTTTTGTTTGGTGTTTTGAAGGCTAAGGAGCTTATTAGGAAACCTGTGTATAAATATAAGGATTTAGTTGGTTCCCCTGATTTTGTTTTGGGTTTTTCCTACTATTATTCTCCTTTGGATGTAAAGTATACTAATCAAGTTCATATGGATCATAAGGCTCAGGTCTTATTTTATGCATTTATTATGGAAAAATTGGGTTTTAATGTTAAGCAGGCTATTCTTTATTATATTCCTGTAAAGAAATTGGTGAAAATAAATTACACTAATTATGAGAGGGAATATGTTGAGAGAATATTGAGGAATATTGTTAAAGCTAAGAAGGGTTTTCTTAAAGTAAGACAGCCTGTTAGGAAGTGTGCTAACTGTGGGTATTTTCAGTTTTGTAAGCCTAAGAGGGTCGGAAATTTCTATGAAAGAGAATTTTAA